The following proteins are encoded in a genomic region of Sorangiineae bacterium MSr12523:
- a CDS encoding ketoacyl-ACP synthase III family protein, translated as MRPESLFVSGIAAYLPPIFSAAEAAERGWYDADSFRADGWTGIAVESELSPAEMGLRASQGALARWGGTPEEIDVHFHATLLPQGPHLWHAHNYIERNAVKRGVPGIELRQGCTGMLAAFDLAACYLAMPGRRAALLSGADNFSADPCFGIDPTFRWRYAEGGRTNRGSVFGDSGAALVLSNRAGFARVLSIVSGALSELEELYRGDDPLFPPSYSAEHPLRLGERFAEYERKHPGGVAAALHRLKEMRTTMGRAALAEARIAPEQITRVVHIFSGTERYVQQLLEPLGIDPARGVLELGRGLGHLGVNDTVVALEHLVTTEQVGPGDHVMMMANGTAGAVSCVVLRIEERPRWVA; from the coding sequence ATGAGACCCGAGTCTCTCTTCGTCTCCGGCATCGCCGCCTACCTTCCACCCATCTTCTCCGCCGCCGAGGCCGCGGAGAGGGGCTGGTACGACGCGGATAGCTTTCGTGCGGACGGCTGGACGGGAATTGCCGTCGAGAGCGAACTTTCGCCGGCCGAAATGGGACTTCGGGCCTCCCAAGGTGCCTTGGCCCGATGGGGAGGTACGCCGGAGGAGATCGACGTTCATTTCCACGCCACCCTCCTCCCGCAGGGGCCGCACCTCTGGCACGCCCACAATTACATCGAGCGGAACGCCGTCAAGCGCGGCGTACCGGGCATCGAGCTGCGCCAGGGATGTACGGGCATGCTCGCCGCCTTCGATCTGGCCGCCTGCTACCTCGCCATGCCGGGTCGGCGCGCTGCGCTTCTGAGTGGAGCGGATAACTTTTCCGCGGATCCCTGCTTTGGAATCGATCCGACCTTTCGATGGCGCTACGCCGAGGGCGGACGCACCAACCGTGGGTCGGTTTTCGGCGATTCGGGCGCGGCCCTGGTGTTGTCGAACCGCGCAGGCTTCGCCCGCGTGCTGAGCATCGTCTCGGGTGCCCTGTCGGAGCTCGAGGAGCTCTATCGGGGCGACGACCCGCTGTTCCCGCCAAGCTACAGCGCGGAGCATCCGCTGCGTTTGGGGGAACGCTTCGCCGAGTACGAACGCAAGCATCCGGGCGGCGTCGCCGCAGCGCTGCACCGGCTCAAAGAAATGCGAACGACGATGGGCCGGGCTGCGCTGGCCGAGGCTCGGATCGCGCCCGAGCAGATCACACGCGTGGTGCACATTTTCTCGGGAACGGAGCGATACGTCCAGCAACTGCTCGAGCCATTGGGGATCGACCCGGCCCGCGGCGTGCTCGAATTGGGTCGCGGTCTCGGGCATCTGGGGGTCAACGATACGGTCGTCGCGTTGGAGCATCTCGTGACGACCGAACAGGTCGGACCCGGCGACCACGTGATGATGATGGCCAACGGGACCGCCGGGGCAGTCTCCTGCGTGGTGCTTCGCATCGAGGAGAGGCCGAGGTGGGTGGCATGA
- a CDS encoding nuclear transport factor 2 family protein, whose translation MSAQEWIARLEAGWKALDPERIAALFTPDAVYHQGPFGTPHVGCEAIRNHWIGSLSRQVDPKVWFGKPIESEDCASVEWWCILHDPVTLTPRTASGVVTLRFAPDGRCTRFHEYWHAVQDTSLEPPEGWFS comes from the coding sequence ATGAGCGCTCAGGAATGGATCGCACGGCTCGAAGCAGGGTGGAAAGCCCTGGATCCGGAACGCATTGCGGCGCTCTTCACGCCCGACGCCGTCTACCATCAAGGTCCATTTGGAACGCCGCACGTCGGCTGCGAGGCGATCCGCAACCATTGGATCGGAAGCCTCTCGCGACAGGTCGATCCCAAAGTTTGGTTCGGCAAGCCGATTGAATCCGAGGACTGCGCCTCCGTCGAGTGGTGGTGCATCCTGCACGATCCGGTGACCCTCACGCCACGAACGGCCTCCGGGGTCGTCACCCTGCGGTTCGCACCGGACGGCCGCTGCACACGATTTCACGAGTATTGGCACGCGGTTCAAGACACGTCCTTGGAACCGCCCGAAGGTTGGTTTTCATGA
- a CDS encoding isoprenylcysteine carboxylmethyltransferase family protein, giving the protein MSASDSTKRLLQAPRLLFFVAIALLLAGLAVQWSEGAGLHTLPLAAIAVYLGWLLFEVPVTFQGATPMKDSRTLLPYAFSRLATVGACVLVPSSREWTPAGVAGLTLFVGGIVMREIAIKTLGRFYSHHVTRKGDQVAVTTGLYRFIRHPAYCGMLLAHGGFLAIFFNPIGAACAALLLVAVLYRIRVEERALWDMPGYAQYAVRKARLCPGVW; this is encoded by the coding sequence ATGAGCGCATCCGATTCCACCAAGCGGCTCCTGCAAGCGCCGCGTCTGTTGTTCTTCGTTGCCATCGCCCTGCTTCTCGCCGGCCTCGCCGTGCAGTGGAGCGAAGGGGCCGGTCTCCACACACTGCCGCTGGCCGCCATTGCCGTGTACCTCGGATGGCTTCTGTTCGAAGTGCCGGTCACGTTCCAGGGCGCCACGCCCATGAAGGATTCGCGGACGCTTCTCCCCTACGCATTCTCGCGACTCGCGACGGTGGGCGCGTGCGTCCTCGTGCCGTCGAGCCGGGAATGGACGCCGGCGGGCGTTGCAGGACTGACGCTGTTCGTCGGTGGCATCGTCATGCGCGAGATTGCCATCAAGACATTGGGGCGATTCTATTCGCATCACGTGACCCGAAAGGGGGACCAGGTGGCGGTCACCACGGGGCTTTACCGCTTCATCCGGCATCCGGCCTATTGTGGAATGCTCCTGGCGCACGGCGGCTTTCTCGCCATCTTTTTCAATCCGATCGGCGCCGCGTGCGCGGCCCTGCTCCTCGTGGCGGTGCTCTACCGCATTCGCGTCGAGGAGCGCGCTCTCTGGGATATGCCCGGATATGCGCAATATGCCGTTCGCAAAGCACGATTGTGTCCGGGGGTATGGTGA
- a CDS encoding cytochrome P450, producing MTACPHFPFADRPGMALDSEYLQCFREQPLVPVQLSNGRQALLVTRHADVKRVLSDPRFSREAWAGGTLMARDSKSLALATSDAPVHTRRRRAVQAAFAPRQAEMDRSRIEALTEELLDAVEAAGSPVDLIATFTLPLPYSFTCEMLGIPKSDIPLLHPWVDVMMSAGLFSREEIAEAQRKMFGYFNEHLRIKRELLAAGAPADDLLTKLLAMSGEDRLTDEELVVMGFGLMIAGGETTMNHLALAIYHLLRHPELAARLRQDPARIPSTVEELLRWVWFNATGGQPHVALEAVDLPGGRIEAGQVVIPLMDSANRDPAVFGHDAFDPDRAPNPHLGFGHGRHMCLGASHARAELQIALAALLRRFPNLELAVPEEKLEWRSGMFIRGLWKLPVRWSK from the coding sequence ATGACTGCCTGCCCTCATTTCCCATTCGCCGACCGACCCGGGATGGCGCTGGACTCGGAGTACCTCCAGTGCTTTCGCGAGCAGCCGCTCGTGCCCGTTCAATTGAGCAATGGCCGGCAAGCCCTGTTGGTCACCCGGCACGCCGACGTGAAGCGCGTCCTTTCCGATCCGCGATTCAGTCGCGAGGCATGGGCGGGGGGAACCCTGATGGCCAGGGACTCCAAGTCGCTGGCCTTGGCCACCAGCGACGCGCCCGTTCACACGCGGCGCCGCCGCGCCGTGCAGGCCGCCTTTGCTCCGCGGCAAGCAGAGATGGACCGCTCGCGCATCGAGGCACTGACCGAGGAGCTTCTCGACGCCGTGGAGGCGGCCGGCTCCCCCGTGGACCTGATTGCCACGTTCACGTTGCCGCTGCCCTACTCGTTCACCTGCGAAATGCTCGGCATACCCAAAAGCGATATCCCGCTACTGCACCCGTGGGTGGACGTGATGATGTCGGCCGGTCTCTTCTCGCGGGAGGAAATCGCCGAAGCGCAGCGCAAGATGTTCGGCTACTTCAATGAACATCTGCGTATCAAGCGAGAGCTCCTTGCGGCTGGTGCGCCGGCCGACGATCTCCTGACCAAGCTCCTCGCCATGAGCGGCGAGGATCGGCTCACCGATGAAGAGCTCGTGGTGATGGGATTCGGGCTGATGATTGCCGGTGGCGAGACCACCATGAATCATCTCGCCCTGGCCATTTACCACTTGCTCCGCCACCCGGAGTTGGCCGCTCGTCTGCGCCAAGATCCGGCGCGCATCCCCTCCACCGTAGAAGAACTGCTGCGCTGGGTTTGGTTCAACGCCACCGGTGGGCAGCCACACGTCGCATTGGAAGCCGTCGACTTGCCGGGAGGCCGCATCGAAGCCGGCCAAGTCGTGATTCCGCTCATGGATTCCGCAAACCGCGATCCCGCCGTGTTTGGCCACGATGCATTCGATCCCGACCGTGCGCCGAATCCGCATTTGGGCTTCGGACACGGCAGGCACATGTGCCTCGGCGCGTCCCATGCTCGCGCGGAGCTTCAAATTGCGCTTGCCGCGCTCCTGCGTCGCTTTCCTAACTTGGAGCTCGCGGTTCCAGAGGAAAAGCTCGAATGGCGCTCCGGTATGTTCATTCGGGGCTTGTGGAAGCTTCCCGTGAGGTGGAGCAAATGA
- a CDS encoding UbiA family prenyltransferase has product MIARIGRYVAGSYPPIMSVLFAMAWTYGVSGLFAVVDHQGPSHWRPNMGTALSAITLMLDLLLMRVIDDIRDLEYDRVHDPKRPLVRGVVRISDLAVLYAVLSAIIVVLNWKHAGLGIIAGQLVYALIVLFVYQRFRWPNGDNLLLTLLVSCPAQLLVHGYLYAGYLQAAGHSADAYGFLAIAIVFIATIHLEAAKKIVRIPRPGERTYVNIFGLDGTVRIAMLCPFVSVALLLVGAASPWSVARLLLVLAPLALPLVAFREFRRPNERWPAKYAALYVLSAFGAFACTGAFAGGLGGGR; this is encoded by the coding sequence ATGATCGCGCGGATTGGACGTTACGTGGCGGGGAGTTACCCGCCCATCATGTCGGTGCTCTTCGCCATGGCGTGGACGTACGGCGTGAGTGGCCTTTTCGCGGTCGTCGACCATCAAGGCCCGTCCCATTGGCGTCCGAACATGGGCACTGCCCTCTCGGCCATCACGCTCATGTTGGACCTTTTGTTGATGCGTGTGATCGACGACATCCGTGATCTGGAATACGACCGGGTGCACGATCCAAAGCGGCCGCTCGTGCGAGGTGTCGTCCGGATTTCCGATTTGGCCGTTCTGTATGCGGTCTTGTCCGCGATCATCGTCGTACTCAATTGGAAGCACGCGGGCCTGGGAATCATCGCCGGCCAGCTCGTTTATGCGCTGATCGTGTTGTTCGTGTACCAGCGTTTCCGTTGGCCCAACGGCGACAACTTGCTGCTCACGCTGCTCGTGAGTTGCCCTGCGCAACTCCTGGTCCACGGCTATCTCTATGCGGGCTACCTGCAGGCGGCAGGGCATTCGGCGGACGCGTACGGATTCTTGGCCATCGCCATTGTATTCATCGCCACCATTCATCTCGAGGCTGCGAAGAAGATCGTCCGCATTCCTCGTCCCGGTGAGCGCACGTACGTGAACATCTTCGGTCTCGACGGCACCGTGCGCATTGCCATGTTGTGTCCATTCGTGTCGGTGGCGCTGCTCTTGGTCGGCGCAGCGTCGCCGTGGTCCGTGGCCCGGCTGCTGCTGGTGCTGGCGCCGCTGGCCCTTCCCCTCGTGGCGTTTCGCGAATTCCGCCGGCCCAACGAGCGCTGGCCCGCCAAGTACGCTGCGCTCTACGTTCTGTCGGCCTTCGGTGCTTTCGCGTGCACGGGCGCGTTTGCGGGCGGTCTCGGGGGGGGCCGATGA
- a CDS encoding NAD(P)-dependent oxidoreductase: MTLPAILLLGGSGFVGRALLREFARVPEGAVRVRALLRRMDAVPDHPFLEKVSGDIEHPPADLEPTQPYVLVHFAVKQMDKDGSGYLGTNVHATAALLERLGPRLRGIIYASSMSVYGQGEQDGIDESAPPSPDTALARSRRLAEEHIEAYARRARVPSVLLRPRFVIGEGDRFVMPAFAQLAAKNIQVGSGSQRYSVIDVDDYARIIVRLTEHLAQAHQEGNPFHVPLHVGYARPVTFAQITDALRDQAVRRGLRWRIPVSPRALRLLRRVPSPRATQMATRLELLGLSHWGNTTALETRVGNDIVGKDPSSVLLRAACFVR, from the coding sequence ATGACGTTGCCTGCGATTCTATTGCTCGGCGGCAGCGGCTTCGTGGGCCGCGCGCTTTTGCGGGAGTTCGCCCGCGTCCCGGAGGGCGCGGTGCGTGTCCGCGCGCTCTTGCGCCGTATGGATGCCGTGCCCGATCATCCCTTTTTGGAAAAGGTCAGCGGCGACATCGAGCATCCCCCGGCGGATCTCGAACCGACGCAGCCGTACGTGCTGGTGCACTTCGCGGTCAAGCAGATGGACAAGGACGGCAGCGGATATCTCGGCACCAACGTGCACGCGACCGCGGCACTGCTCGAGCGATTGGGCCCGAGGCTTCGCGGAATCATCTATGCGAGCTCCATGTCCGTCTATGGCCAAGGCGAGCAAGATGGCATCGACGAGTCGGCCCCGCCGAGCCCCGACACAGCGCTCGCACGAAGCCGTCGCCTCGCCGAGGAGCACATCGAGGCGTACGCACGGCGCGCCCGCGTACCGTCCGTGCTGCTTCGTCCGCGATTCGTCATCGGCGAGGGCGACCGATTCGTCATGCCGGCGTTCGCGCAACTCGCGGCCAAGAACATCCAGGTGGGCTCGGGCTCCCAGCGCTATTCGGTCATCGACGTCGACGATTATGCGCGCATCATCGTGCGCTTGACCGAGCATCTCGCCCAAGCGCACCAGGAAGGGAACCCATTCCACGTCCCGCTCCACGTGGGTTACGCGCGTCCGGTGACCTTTGCCCAGATCACCGATGCATTGCGAGACCAGGCCGTGCGACGCGGGCTCCGCTGGCGTATCCCCGTTTCACCGCGCGCCTTGCGCTTGTTGCGGCGCGTGCCGTCGCCACGCGCAACGCAGATGGCCACTCGCCTGGAGCTGCTCGGTCTCTCCCACTGGGGCAATACGACCGCGCTCGAAACCCGGGTCGGTAATGACATCGTCGGAAAAGATCCATCGAGCGTCCTTCTCCGCGCCGCGTGTTTCGTGCGCTGA